In Amycolatopsis sp. EV170708-02-1, the following are encoded in one genomic region:
- the rpsI gene encoding 30S ribosomal protein S9, whose translation MTSTETEAVEAVETPAVGDAVATSETPATPRPSRAAGGNAQTVGRRKEAVVRVRVVPGTGEFKLNGRTLEEYFPNKVHQQLIREPLVTVDKPDSFDIFANLHGGGISGQAGALRLAIARALVEVDADDRPALKKAGFLTRDARATERKKYGLKKARKAPQYSKR comes from the coding sequence GTGACCAGCACCGAGACCGAGGCCGTCGAGGCTGTCGAGACCCCCGCGGTCGGTGACGCCGTCGCGACCAGTGAAACCCCCGCCACCCCGCGTCCTTCGCGCGCCGCCGGTGGCAACGCCCAGACCGTCGGCCGCCGCAAGGAAGCCGTCGTCCGGGTCCGCGTCGTTCCCGGTACCGGTGAGTTCAAGCTCAACGGCCGCACGCTCGAAGAGTACTTCCCGAACAAGGTGCACCAGCAGCTCATCCGTGAGCCGCTGGTGACGGTCGACAAGCCCGACTCGTTCGACATCTTCGCCAACCTGCACGGTGGCGGGATCTCGGGCCAGGCCGGCGCGCTCCGTCTCGCGATCGCCCGTGCGCTCGTCGAGGTCGACGCCGACGACCGCCCGGCCCTGAAGAAGGCCGGCTTCCTGACCCGTGACGCCCGCGCCACGGAGCGGAAGAAGTACGGCCTCAAGAAGGCCCGTAAGGCTCCGCAGTACAGCAAGCGCTGA
- the rplM gene encoding 50S ribosomal protein L13, with translation MPTYSPKPGDVTRAWHVIDAEDVVLGRLATEVATLLRGKHKPTYAPHVDTGDFVIIVNAEKVALTGNKREQKFAYRHSGYPGGLRKRSFGELLDTKPEHLLEKVVKGMLPKNKLGRAQAKKLKVYAGAEHPHAAQQPQAREISKIAQVAK, from the coding sequence TTGCCCACGTACAGCCCCAAGCCCGGCGACGTCACTCGTGCCTGGCACGTGATCGACGCCGAGGATGTCGTGCTCGGCCGGCTCGCGACCGAGGTCGCCACGCTGCTGCGCGGCAAGCACAAGCCGACCTACGCCCCGCACGTGGACACCGGTGACTTCGTCATCATCGTCAACGCCGAGAAGGTCGCGCTCACCGGTAACAAGCGCGAGCAGAAGTTCGCGTACCGGCACAGCGGTTACCCCGGTGGTCTGCGTAAGCGCTCCTTCGGCGAGCTGCTCGACACCAAGCCCGAGCACCTGCTCGAGAAGGTCGTCAAGGGCATGCTCCCGAAGAACAAGCTCGGCCGCGCCCAGGCGAAGAAGCTCAAGGTCTACGCCGGCGCCGAGCACCCGCACGCCGCGCAGCAGCCGCAGGCGCGCGAGATCTCCAAGATCGCGCAGGTCGCGAAGTGA
- a CDS encoding DUF4333 domain-containing protein, which yields MTEQQPQQPQQPQQWWQPPANPGNQQQGWQQESQATGPHAGQWQQNDAGANTGSYTGQWQQQPGVTGSFSGPWQQSGPPAPGTGWQQPQQQPLPQQQDWQAQQQSPATPPPVQYGGGFQPAQQAPSSQYGGLGAFGAEPAKKSKGSKKTLMIGGIAAAVVVAGGVGAWLLGAFAGDTLDQKSVQDGVVRVLNEHYGEPDVKNVSCPSGQPVENGTTFDCSIDLSGQQKKVTVRVLNTTPEFEVGAPH from the coding sequence ATGACCGAACAGCAGCCACAGCAACCACAACAGCCGCAGCAGTGGTGGCAGCCACCGGCGAATCCCGGGAACCAGCAGCAAGGCTGGCAGCAGGAGAGCCAAGCCACCGGGCCGCATGCCGGCCAGTGGCAGCAGAACGACGCGGGCGCGAACACCGGCTCCTACACCGGGCAATGGCAGCAGCAGCCCGGCGTCACCGGTTCTTTTTCCGGTCCCTGGCAGCAAAGCGGCCCTCCGGCGCCGGGCACGGGATGGCAGCAACCGCAGCAGCAGCCCCTGCCACAGCAGCAGGATTGGCAGGCGCAGCAACAAAGTCCGGCCACTCCCCCGCCGGTGCAGTACGGCGGAGGGTTCCAGCCCGCCCAGCAGGCACCGTCGTCTCAGTACGGCGGGCTCGGTGCCTTCGGGGCGGAGCCCGCGAAGAAGTCCAAGGGCTCCAAGAAGACCTTGATGATCGGCGGGATCGCGGCGGCCGTCGTGGTCGCGGGCGGCGTCGGGGCCTGGCTGCTCGGCGCGTTCGCCGGTGACACCCTCGATCAGAAGTCGGTCCAGGACGGTGTCGTCCGCGTGCTCAACGAGCACTACGGGGAACCGGACGTGAAGAACGTGAGCTGTCCTTCCGGCCAGCCGGTGGAGAACGGCACCACGTTCGACTGCTCGATCGACCTTTCGGGACAGCAGAAGAAAGTCACCGTCCGGGTGCTGAACACCACCCCGGAATTCGAGGTCGGCGCGCCACACTGA
- a CDS encoding WXG100 family type VII secretion target, protein MGEMKVDYATIHAAADDCKSTGGELESLFGQLKSDLSPLVNTWDGDAKVAYMAAQQEWDNKFEELKQLLAQVAGVLPQLADGYQATEQGVTGLF, encoded by the coding sequence ATGGGCGAGATGAAGGTCGATTACGCCACGATCCACGCGGCGGCCGACGACTGCAAGAGCACCGGTGGCGAGCTGGAGTCCCTCTTCGGGCAGCTGAAGAGCGACCTGTCCCCGCTGGTCAACACCTGGGACGGTGACGCGAAGGTCGCGTACATGGCCGCTCAGCAGGAGTGGGACAACAAGTTCGAGGAGCTCAAGCAGCTGCTCGCGCAGGTCGCCGGCGTGCTGCCGCAGCTGGCCGACGGCTACCAGGCCACGGAACAGGGCGTCACCGGCCTGTTCTGA
- a CDS encoding WXG100 family type VII secretion target produces MAGGFTGTVEQFTEAEKRVTEVRVSMDQNLSKLRDNIEATRAGWTGDAALAFNNVMTRFDSAGRGLNQALQNIGDLLEQAGSKYNATEQQQQELIKSVNQGFGVLG; encoded by the coding sequence ATGGCTGGCGGATTTACCGGGACAGTTGAGCAGTTCACCGAGGCCGAGAAGCGCGTGACCGAGGTCCGCGTTTCGATGGACCAGAACCTGAGCAAGCTTCGCGACAACATCGAGGCCACCCGCGCGGGCTGGACCGGCGACGCGGCGCTCGCGTTCAACAACGTGATGACGCGCTTCGACTCGGCGGGCCGTGGGCTCAACCAGGCCCTCCAGAACATCGGTGACCTGCTCGAGCAGGCCGGTTCGAAGTACAACGCGACCGAGCAGCAGCAGCAGGAGCTCATCAAGTCGGTCAACCAGGGCTTCGGCGTCCTCGGCTGA